TCATCGCTCGCCGTCGGCGGGGCAGACCTGCTCGGCCGGATGCTCGACGAGCACGACCTACCCGAGGCGCTGGCACGCTGGGAACAGGAGCTACGGCCACTCGCGGAGAGGAAGCAGCGGCAGGGCCGCCGGGCCCGCGGGCTGTTCGTCGCTCGCGGCCGTACCACGCTCGCGCTCCGGCACGCGGTGTTCCGGCTTGCCGGCAACCGGCTGGTCGTCGCGACGATGCGGCGATTCCTCGGTTTGGCAGAAGACAGGAAGAGTGCGCGGTGACGAGCCCGATCGACCGAGCCGTCGGGGCGCTGCTCGGCCTGCCACCGGTCCGTACCCGCAAGGTACGAGCCGTCCGCGACCTCGTCATACCGGCCGACGACGGCGTCAAGCTGCTCGCCGACCGCTACTACCCGGTGATGGACGAAAGCGCGCCGCTGGTGCTGATCCGCACCCCGTACGGACGACGGTCGGCCAACGTGCTCATCGCTCGGATGTTCGCCCAGCGGGGCTACCAGGTGCTGATGGTCGCGCTGCGCGGCACCGACGGCTCGGGCGGCAGGTTCGACGGGTTCGTCATGAACCGCGCCGACGGACCGGCGACGGTCGCGTGGCTGCGGGAGCAAGACTGGTTCCCCGGTGTGTTCGCGACGTGGGGTGCGAGCTACCTCGGCTACGCGCAGTGGGACCTCGCGTGCACGCCGATCCCGGAGTGGAAGGCCGCGATCCTCGACGTCGCGCCCAGCGACTTCTACCACTACTTCATGTACCCCGGCGGCGTGTTCGCGCTCGGCAACGCGCTCGGCTGGGCCCAGCTCGTACACAGCCTGTTCCGCGACGGCCGGTCGACGAACCCGTCCACGATGTCGGCGTTCACCGCGACCCGCCGACTCGCCCGGGCGTGCGACCGGCTGCCGATCGCGGAAGCGGACCAGGACGCTACTGGAGCGCGCATCCCGTACTACCAGGACTGGATCATGCGCGAGGACTACGACGAGTTCTGGGAGCAAATGACCTATCGCGCGAACGTCACCCACCTGCCGCCAGTCGTGCACATGGGCGGCGACTGGCCGGACTTCTTCCTCCTCAA
Above is a window of Streptosporangiales bacterium DNA encoding:
- a CDS encoding CocE/NonD family hydrolase, which codes for MVRQPDGRVRVIARRRRGRPARPDARRARPTRGAGTLGTGATATRGEEAAAGPPGPRAVRRSRPYHARAPARGVPACRQPAGRRDDAAIPRFGRRQEECAVTSPIDRAVGALLGLPPVRTRKVRAVRDLVIPADDGVKLLADRYYPVMDESAPLVLIRTPYGRRSANVLIARMFAQRGYQVLMVALRGTDGSGGRFDGFVMNRADGPATVAWLREQDWFPGVFATWGASYLGYAQWDLACTPIPEWKAAILDVAPSDFYHYFMYPGGVFALGNALGWAQLVHSLFRDGRSTNPSTMSAFTATRRLARACDRLPIAEADQDATGARIPYYQDWIMREDYDEFWEQMTYRANVTHLPPVVHMGGDWPDFFLLNQLDDYAELVRAGKTIRLLIGSVAHGQNMRTRTYLRDAFTVLDAALGEYGSAGLESVPPVRLKLTGHPQWRAFTSWPPAHSPSRWYLHGGGRLSTSAAGTSEPSRYRYDPATPTPTAGGTAVGLRAGAKDNRSIEARADVVTFTSAVLDSDLTAIGPVSASIHVRSSVSCFDVFVRVCDVHPRGRSMNVCDGIVRVNGSNGIEPVDVVLWPMGHVFRRGHRIRVQVSSGAHPRFIRNLGTGEPIANAVNPQVAEQEILHDPEHPSALVLPVTD